From Xylanibacter oryzae DSM 17970, a single genomic window includes:
- a CDS encoding OstA-like protein: MTNKKLKSKYNGHRIILILVLCLFGLCIAQSRSNRQRRVIGDNRVYLIHADVLHYNQVRNPEAQILNGHVSFKHRGARMLCDSAYFYQASNSFEAFGHVRMLQGDTLSLKSDYAYYDGNEQMAMARRNVLLTHRKSKLYTDSLNFDRLYNVGYFFEGGKLVDEKNVLTSDWGQYNTETREAIFNYNVKLKNPKFYLTTDTLHYSTKTAVANIVGPSHIKSGDSRIYTESGFYNSRTDKSRLYGRSLITNKDRTIVGDSVYYDSKRKICNGYGNVIYTDKKNKNMFKSDYGYYNEKTGFGMATKKALAIDYSQKDTLYMHADTFKIYTYNINTDSMYRKMHAYHKVRAYRIDVQGVCDSLVYNSKDSCMTMYKDPIVWNQNQQLLGEQIKVYANDSTIKWAHVINNALSVQQMPDNEHFNQVSSIEMKAFFKNGDINKGESIKNVRAVYYPQDDSDSSLIGLNYTETDTMKMYLQKRQLQKIWMPAATGTLYPMSQIPPSKKFLPDFEWFDYVRPLNKNDIFVWRGKKSGTELKKVERREVPLQTFKRKSKT, translated from the coding sequence ATGACGAATAAAAAACTAAAGAGTAAATATAACGGGCATAGAATCATATTAATTTTGGTTTTATGCCTGTTTGGACTATGCATAGCACAGTCTAGAAGTAATCGCCAAAGGCGAGTAATAGGTGACAACCGTGTCTATCTGATACATGCAGATGTCTTGCATTATAATCAAGTACGAAATCCAGAAGCACAGATACTTAATGGGCACGTTTCGTTTAAACATAGGGGGGCGCGTATGCTTTGTGATAGTGCATATTTCTATCAAGCATCTAATTCTTTTGAAGCTTTTGGCCATGTTAGAATGTTGCAAGGTGATACTCTTTCTTTAAAGAGTGATTATGCCTATTACGACGGAAATGAACAAATGGCTATGGCTAGAAGAAATGTTTTATTGACACACCGTAAATCAAAACTTTATACAGACAGTCTAAACTTCGACCGTTTGTATAATGTTGGCTATTTTTTTGAAGGAGGTAAACTTGTTGACGAAAAGAATGTCCTGACATCTGATTGGGGACAATACAATACTGAAACCCGTGAGGCTATATTCAATTATAATGTAAAACTTAAAAATCCGAAATTCTATCTTACCACAGATACATTGCATTATAGTACTAAAACTGCTGTTGCAAACATAGTTGGACCATCGCACATAAAGTCTGGCGATAGTCGTATATACACAGAATCTGGTTTTTATAATTCACGAACCGATAAGTCAAGACTATATGGACGTTCTTTGATAACTAATAAAGACAGAACTATTGTTGGTGATAGTGTATATTATGATTCAAAACGGAAAATCTGCAACGGTTATGGCAATGTGATTTATACAGATAAAAAAAACAAGAATATGTTTAAGAGCGATTACGGCTACTATAATGAGAAAACTGGTTTTGGTATGGCTACTAAGAAAGCTCTTGCGATAGATTATTCTCAGAAAGATACCTTATATATGCATGCTGATACATTCAAGATATATACATATAATATAAATACAGACTCAATGTATCGTAAGATGCATGCATATCATAAGGTACGCGCATATAGGATAGATGTTCAAGGCGTTTGTGACTCGCTTGTATATAATAGCAAAGATTCTTGCATGACAATGTACAAAGATCCTATAGTATGGAATCAGAATCAGCAATTGCTGGGAGAGCAGATAAAGGTTTATGCAAATGATTCAACTATAAAGTGGGCTCATGTTATAAATAATGCCCTTTCTGTCCAGCAAATGCCTGATAATGAGCACTTCAACCAGGTCTCATCAATTGAGATGAAGGCTTTCTTTAAAAATGGAGATATAAATAAGGGAGAGTCAATAAAGAATGTTAGAGCAGTATATTATCCCCAAGACGATAGCGACAGTTCTCTCATAGGTCTTAATTATACAGAGACTGATACAATGAAAATGTATTTGCAAAAAAGGCAATTGCAAAAGATATGGATGCCTGCAGCAACTGGGACACTCTATCCGATGTCTCAGATTCCACCTTCAAAGAAATTTTTGCCTGATTTTGAGTGGTTCGACTATGTCAGACCGCTTAATAAAAATGATATATTCGTATGGCGAGGTAAAAAGTCAGGTACCGAGTTGAAAAAAGTCGAAAGAAGAGAAGTTCCGCTGCAGACATTTAAGAGAAAATCTAAGACATAA
- the guaB gene encoding IMP dehydrogenase — MASFIADKIVMDGLTFDDVLLIPSYSEVLPKTVELKTKFSRNIQLNIPFVTAAMDTVTESQMAIAIAREGGIGVIHKNMSIDEQARQVAIVKRAENGMIYDPVTIRRGSTVKDALDIMADYHIGGIPVVDDDNHLVGIVTNRDLRFEKCFDKKIDDVMTKDNIVTTHQQTDLIAAAKILQEYKIEKLPVVDKDNRLVGLITYKDITKAKDKPIACKDSKGRLRVAAGVGVTNDTIDRMRALVDAGADAIIIDTAHGHSKSVIEKLVEAKKQFSNVDIIVGNVATGEAAKMLVENGADGVKVGIGPGSICTTRVVAGVGVPQLSAVYDVASALKDTDVPLIADGGLRYSGDVVKALASGGHSVMIGSLVAGTEESPGETIIFNGRKFKSYRGMGSLEAMENGSKDRYFQADTKDAKKLVPEGIAGRVPYKGTVQEVVYQLAGGLRSGMGYCGAKNIEELHHAKFTRITNAGVLESHPHDITITSEAPNYSPFDN, encoded by the coding sequence ATGGCATCATTTATTGCAGATAAAATTGTAATGGACGGTCTTACGTTTGACGACGTCCTCTTGATACCCTCTTATTCTGAGGTATTGCCTAAAACGGTAGAGTTGAAAACCAAATTTTCGCGTAACATTCAATTGAATATACCATTTGTTACCGCGGCAATGGACACTGTCACAGAATCACAGATGGCTATTGCTATTGCGCGTGAGGGTGGAATTGGAGTAATCCATAAGAATATGTCAATAGATGAACAAGCCCGCCAAGTTGCTATTGTAAAAAGGGCAGAAAACGGAATGATCTATGATCCTGTTACAATCCGCCGTGGTTCAACCGTAAAAGATGCTCTAGATATAATGGCGGATTATCATATAGGTGGAATCCCCGTTGTTGATGATGATAATCACCTTGTAGGAATTGTTACAAACCGTGATTTGCGTTTTGAAAAATGTTTTGACAAGAAGATAGATGATGTTATGACTAAAGATAATATAGTTACAACACATCAGCAGACAGACTTGATAGCTGCTGCAAAGATTCTTCAAGAGTATAAAATAGAAAAGCTTCCTGTAGTTGATAAAGACAACCGCTTAGTTGGTCTAATCACTTACAAAGATATTACAAAAGCTAAAGATAAACCCATCGCTTGTAAAGATTCAAAAGGACGCTTGCGCGTTGCTGCCGGTGTGGGTGTTACAAATGATACAATAGACAGAATGCGTGCGCTAGTTGACGCTGGTGCTGACGCTATAATAATTGATACAGCACATGGACATTCAAAGTCTGTTATAGAAAAATTAGTTGAGGCAAAAAAACAATTTTCTAATGTTGATATTATTGTTGGTAATGTAGCAACAGGCGAAGCTGCTAAAATGCTAGTCGAAAATGGTGCAGATGGAGTTAAGGTTGGTATCGGCCCTGGATCAATATGCACCACTAGAGTTGTTGCAGGTGTAGGTGTTCCACAGCTTAGCGCTGTATACGACGTAGCAAGTGCATTAAAGGATACTGATGTTCCATTGATTGCTGATGGCGGTTTACGTTATTCTGGCGATGTGGTTAAGGCATTGGCTTCTGGTGGACACAGTGTAATGATTGGTTCACTAGTAGCTGGAACTGAGGAAAGTCCTGGTGAAACTATTATATTCAATGGTAGAAAATTTAAGAGCTATCGCGGAATGGGATCACTTGAAGCTATGGAGAATGGTTCAAAAGATAGATATTTTCAGGCTGACACAAAAGATGCTAAAAAACTTGTTCCTGAAGGTATTGCAGGTCGTGTTCCTTATAAGGGAACTGTTCAAGAAGTCGTTTATCAACTTGCTGGAGGCTTGCGTTCTGGCATGGGATATTGTGGAGCAAAAAATATAGAAGAACTACATCACGCGAAGTTTACCCGTATTACAAATGCCGGTGTTCTTGAAAGTCATCCACATGATATAACGATAACAAGTGAAGCTCCAAACTATAGCCCTTTTGATAATTGA
- a CDS encoding peptidylprolyl isomerase: MGRNVLLIYTLFFSLVVAAQNDPTIMTINGIPVLRSEFEYSYNKYNTCGTSDKKTIDEYADLFIDYKLKVAAALDAHCDTLTSFKKDFAAYRDQQIYPSFVSDSDIDKEAIKIYNDKRMRIGAKGLIRPAHIFIHLSQKATDIEKRTAQNRIDSIYSLLKNGADFAYMAKKYSEDDTSSKGGLLPWISPGQTLKEFEDRAYALRKGEMSKPFLSTQGFHIILMKDKKALEPYDSLSTGIIKFLKLQGIREYIANEKLDSMVKQSNGILSKEDVIRKISSDMENSNVQFRNLRAEYHDGLLLCEISDRVVWEKASKDEQGLAKFFKKNKKRYKWDSPRFKGIVYHVKNSLDKKAVVDCIKKVPFSDWNEKLTTTFNSHNTIRVRAEKGIFKQGDNAFIDKLVFKKTAEIRELKDYPIDATYGKILKSSPKSYEDVRDLVIADYQDEMEKQWVKELKKKYVVFINREVLETVNTHNK; this comes from the coding sequence ATGGGACGAAATGTATTGTTAATATATACGTTATTTTTTAGTTTGGTCGTGGCGGCACAAAATGACCCAACAATAATGACTATTAATGGAATACCTGTATTACGGTCAGAATTTGAATACTCGTATAACAAATACAATACATGCGGTACATCTGATAAGAAAACTATTGACGAATATGCTGATCTGTTTATTGATTACAAACTTAAGGTTGCGGCTGCATTAGATGCACATTGCGATACTTTGACTTCCTTTAAAAAAGATTTCGCTGCATATCGTGACCAACAGATATATCCATCATTCGTCTCTGATTCTGATATAGATAAAGAGGCTATAAAAATTTACAATGATAAGCGAATGAGAATAGGCGCAAAAGGACTTATAAGGCCTGCGCATATTTTCATTCATTTAAGTCAGAAAGCCACAGATATTGAAAAAAGAACTGCACAAAATAGGATCGATTCTATATATAGTCTGTTGAAAAATGGTGCAGATTTTGCATATATGGCAAAAAAGTACTCTGAAGATGATACATCTTCAAAAGGAGGATTGTTACCTTGGATTAGTCCAGGGCAGACATTGAAAGAATTTGAAGATCGGGCTTATGCCCTTAGAAAGGGAGAGATGAGCAAACCATTTCTTTCAACACAAGGGTTCCATATTATTTTGATGAAAGATAAAAAGGCTCTAGAACCTTATGACTCTTTGAGTACCGGTATAATAAAGTTTCTGAAATTGCAGGGTATTAGAGAATACATAGCCAATGAAAAATTGGATTCCATGGTAAAGCAAAGTAATGGAATTTTAAGTAAAGAGGATGTTATCAGAAAAATATCTTCAGATATGGAAAATAGTAATGTTCAATTTAGAAATTTGAGAGCAGAATATCATGATGGATTGTTATTATGTGAAATAAGCGATCGTGTCGTTTGGGAAAAAGCATCAAAAGATGAACAAGGATTGGCTAAGTTTTTTAAGAAAAATAAAAAAAGATATAAGTGGGATTCTCCTCGTTTCAAAGGTATTGTATACCATGTAAAGAATTCGTTGGATAAGAAAGCTGTTGTAGATTGCATAAAAAAAGTTCCTTTCTCAGATTGGAATGAAAAATTAACTACCACATTCAATAGTCATAATACTATACGAGTAAGGGCTGAAAAGGGCATCTTCAAGCAAGGTGATAATGCTTTTATTGATAAATTGGTCTTCAAAAAAACTGCAGAAATAAGAGAATTGAAAGATTATCCAATAGATGCAACATATGGCAAAATATTGAAAAGTAGTCCAAAATCATATGAGGATGTCCGTGATTTGGTTATTGCGGATTATCAGGATGAAATGGAAAAGCAGTGGGTTAAAGAATTGAAAAAAAAATATGTAGTATTTATAAATCGTGAAGTTTTAGAAACCGTTAACACGCATAATAAATGA
- a CDS encoding peptidylprolyl isomerase, translated as MKNKKVKICVAALSIMGCIGLKAQSQKQTDNTVNGDKAIDEVIWVVGDEAILKSDVEAMRAQSESENIKFKGNPDCAIPEQLAVQKLFLHQAAIDSLQVTESEINNGIEEQINYWIQLIGSREKLEEYKKQTISQMRNQMHDEFRDRQLIQKMKEQLVKDIAVSPADVRAYFKNVPKDSIPYVPTDVEVEIITKTPKVSQEEINRIKDELRDYTDRINKGETSFSSLARLYSEDPGSARQGGELDYTGRGMLDPAFANVAFNLTDPKKISKIVESEYGYHIIQLVDKRGDKIKVRHILLKPHVTDDAINKSISRLDSIANDIKVQKFTFEDAATFISDDKDTKNNHGLMFNATQSGRTSKFKMEDLPSEIAKVVDTLKVGEVSRAFKMINSKGKDVCVIVKLKSKIEGHKATMTEDFQTLKDVVLAKKREETLHNWVVNKIKTTYVRINDRYKNCDFEYQGWIK; from the coding sequence ATGAAAAATAAAAAAGTAAAGATATGTGTAGCAGCACTATCCATAATGGGCTGCATTGGCCTTAAAGCACAGAGTCAGAAACAGACTGATAATACAGTCAATGGCGACAAAGCCATTGATGAGGTTATATGGGTAGTTGGTGATGAAGCTATTCTTAAATCTGATGTTGAAGCTATGCGTGCACAGTCAGAATCAGAAAATATAAAGTTTAAAGGCAATCCGGATTGCGCTATACCTGAGCAGTTGGCTGTACAGAAACTTTTTTTGCATCAGGCAGCAATAGATAGTCTTCAGGTTACTGAATCGGAAATAAACAATGGAATTGAAGAACAGATAAATTACTGGATTCAACTTATTGGTTCTAGAGAGAAGCTTGAGGAATATAAGAAACAAACAATTTCGCAAATGCGAAATCAAATGCATGATGAGTTTAGAGATCGTCAGCTGATACAGAAAATGAAAGAGCAATTAGTTAAGGATATTGCTGTATCACCTGCAGATGTGCGTGCTTATTTTAAGAATGTGCCTAAAGATAGTATTCCATATGTACCAACAGACGTTGAAGTTGAGATTATAACCAAAACTCCAAAAGTATCACAAGAAGAAATAAACCGTATTAAGGATGAGCTGAGAGACTACACCGACCGTATAAATAAAGGAGAAACATCTTTCTCTTCGTTAGCTCGTCTTTATTCGGAGGATCCAGGTTCTGCAAGACAGGGTGGAGAACTCGACTATACTGGCCGTGGAATGCTTGACCCTGCTTTTGCTAATGTTGCATTCAACCTTACAGATCCTAAAAAGATATCTAAAATAGTAGAGAGTGAATATGGTTATCATATTATACAGTTAGTTGACAAAAGAGGAGATAAAATAAAAGTCCGTCATATACTTTTGAAGCCTCATGTAACTGATGATGCTATAAATAAGTCAATATCACGTTTAGATTCAATAGCGAACGATATCAAAGTTCAAAAATTTACATTTGAAGATGCTGCGACATTTATCTCGGATGATAAAGATACAAAAAATAATCATGGGTTAATGTTTAATGCCACTCAGTCTGGTAGAACATCAAAGTTTAAAATGGAGGATTTACCATCAGAGATTGCTAAAGTTGTAGATACACTTAAAGTAGGTGAGGTTTCACGAGCTTTCAAAATGATAAATTCTAAAGGGAAGGATGTCTGTGTAATTGTGAAACTTAAGAGTAAAATAGAAGGTCACAAAGCAACAATGACAGAAGATTTCCAGACGCTTAAGGATGTTGTACTTGCGAAAAAACGTGAGGAGACCCTCCATAATTGGGTCGTAAATAAAATTAAAACGACTTATGTACGGATAAACGACCGGTATAAAAACTGTGATTTTGAATATCAAGGTTGGATTAAATGA